In Erpetoichthys calabaricus chromosome 4, fErpCal1.3, whole genome shotgun sequence, one genomic interval encodes:
- the LOC114641990 gene encoding small integral membrane protein 11-like codes for MINWKVLDNFPVLLYILAAKTLLLCLAFAGTKIYQSKKAEAALKRQQELKRKAESNLTEECKKDD; via the exons ATGATCAACTGGAAG gTCCTGGATAATTTCCCTGTGCTGCTTTATATTCTAGCAGCAAAAACTCTTCTCCTTTGCTTGGCTTTTGCTGGTACAAAGATTTATCAAAGCAAAAAGGCAGAAGCAGCGCTAAAGCGGCAGCAGGAACTGAAGAGGAAGGCAGAATCCAACCTAACCGAGGAGTGCAAGAAAGACGACTGA